In the genome of Nitrospira japonica, one region contains:
- a CDS encoding 6-phosphofructokinase: MEHPSRRLDFVTIDGLLAYGECLARRQPSDDLLLPALPATTADRRRAAEAAVEAVRTFVHRAKTGFEDAAAYRAARTTLFADHCAGDPLVFFAAWNTCLASGELQPLLHIPIKTVSKPTHRRPVAIVPRADLTPQLAEGRIVLDLGDDRFWLLPRDLTGRTLLFTMRHGVSRVESKTHRVGRRLMNRLDPERGFPRADSVGAALARMVGVVAQQLDFLHLSNYLNPRAFLHFISRSPNTEQLLHRVVAALVPDSESRPKPALEPALESSDFGWVTGMEKTLEAEEAARAFGVDVKSAKALLKDPLYCYPGGNSFFDLYVDVIDGLHGVGRANPGKVACLYTHSSTLRALMIYLDARPFHEAFTEFSDYKESQDNVVLLTFEQGRLSGYSTAVGLSERERIAREAWQTVERERRDRVALKPRQVKRLVALVSGGDFAGAGAALKELRVTGNRFGLDVRFVRHGFLGLANNWIEPVTEHHTRGMSSLASSPIGSSRFEDFKDERVQQAAMKHLAPYLNDSVVVVLGGDGSLRGARAIYENFGVQVIGLPGTIDNNIDGTTSLGFHSAVALANQSIESLKATSSAMGSIFFVEVMGAGSGHLALACAYQARAEGLLVNEHPDPDAYIDEIILGTLKRTLGVPNKSHLFVVAERTPHRHHREGGVHGLVDHVAETIAQWPQRQVKADQYPLTLATKATILGHTLRGAPPTPEDKTIAQHLAYETVRRVVEAPETIVGCMVAYRDQGTIATIPLHAVAAKPFNWALFARMHGSEAGD; this comes from the coding sequence ATGGAACATCCATCGCGGCGACTTGATTTCGTGACGATCGACGGACTGTTGGCGTACGGGGAATGCCTGGCGCGACGACAGCCGAGCGACGATCTGCTCCTTCCCGCCCTACCGGCCACGACCGCCGACCGACGTCGAGCAGCCGAAGCCGCCGTGGAGGCCGTTCGTACGTTCGTTCACCGTGCCAAAACGGGATTCGAAGACGCCGCCGCTTATCGGGCGGCGCGCACGACGCTCTTCGCGGACCACTGCGCGGGCGATCCGCTGGTATTCTTTGCCGCCTGGAACACATGCCTGGCGTCCGGAGAGCTTCAACCGCTGTTGCACATCCCGATCAAGACGGTGTCGAAACCCACGCACCGCCGGCCGGTGGCCATCGTGCCCCGCGCCGACCTCACGCCCCAGCTGGCCGAAGGCCGGATCGTCCTGGACCTCGGCGACGATCGATTCTGGCTGTTACCCCGCGACCTCACGGGCCGGACCCTGCTGTTCACGATGCGGCACGGCGTCTCCCGGGTCGAGAGCAAGACCCACCGGGTCGGACGCCGCTTGATGAACCGCCTTGATCCGGAACGGGGGTTTCCTCGTGCCGATTCGGTCGGAGCCGCCTTGGCCCGCATGGTCGGCGTGGTCGCCCAGCAACTCGATTTCCTCCACCTGTCCAACTATCTCAATCCGCGCGCCTTCCTGCATTTCATCAGCCGCAGTCCCAATACCGAACAACTCCTCCACCGCGTGGTCGCGGCCCTCGTCCCGGACAGCGAATCGAGACCGAAGCCGGCGCTCGAACCGGCGCTGGAGTCATCGGACTTCGGGTGGGTCACGGGGATGGAGAAAACGCTGGAGGCCGAGGAAGCGGCCAGGGCGTTCGGCGTCGACGTGAAGAGTGCGAAAGCGCTGCTCAAGGATCCCCTGTATTGCTACCCGGGCGGCAACTCCTTCTTCGACCTGTACGTGGACGTCATCGACGGTCTCCACGGCGTCGGGCGTGCGAACCCGGGCAAGGTGGCCTGTTTGTACACGCACAGCTCGACGCTCCGCGCGCTGATGATCTACCTGGACGCGCGACCCTTTCATGAAGCCTTTACGGAGTTCAGCGATTATAAGGAGAGCCAGGACAACGTGGTGCTCCTGACCTTCGAACAGGGACGGTTGTCGGGCTACTCCACGGCCGTGGGCCTTTCCGAACGGGAACGGATCGCGCGGGAGGCGTGGCAGACGGTGGAGCGGGAACGCCGGGATCGCGTCGCCCTTAAACCGCGGCAGGTCAAACGGCTCGTGGCCCTGGTGTCCGGAGGAGACTTCGCGGGAGCCGGGGCCGCGCTGAAGGAATTGCGCGTCACCGGCAACCGGTTCGGCCTCGATGTGCGTTTCGTCCGTCACGGCTTTCTCGGTCTCGCGAACAACTGGATCGAACCGGTCACCGAACACCACACGCGGGGGATGAGCAGCCTGGCCAGCAGCCCCATCGGCAGCAGCCGGTTTGAAGACTTCAAAGACGAGCGGGTCCAGCAGGCCGCGATGAAACATCTCGCCCCGTACCTCAACGACAGCGTCGTCGTTGTGCTGGGAGGCGACGGCAGCCTGCGCGGCGCGCGAGCCATCTACGAAAACTTCGGCGTCCAGGTGATCGGGCTTCCGGGCACCATCGACAACAACATCGACGGCACCACCTCGCTCGGCTTTCATTCGGCCGTGGCGCTCGCCAATCAGTCGATCGAATCGCTCAAGGCCACGAGTTCGGCGATGGGCAGCATTTTTTTCGTCGAAGTCATGGGCGCCGGATCGGGACACTTGGCCCTGGCGTGCGCCTATCAAGCGCGGGCGGAAGGCCTCTTGGTGAACGAGCATCCCGATCCGGACGCCTATATCGACGAGATCATCCTCGGGACGCTGAAACGCACGTTGGGTGTTCCCAACAAGAGCCATTTGTTCGTGGTGGCCGAGCGCACGCCACACCGTCATCATCGGGAAGGAGGCGTGCACGGCCTGGTCGACCACGTCGCCGAAACGATCGCACAGTGGCCGCAGCGTCAAGTGAAAGCCGATCAGTATCCGCTGACGTTGGCCACCAAAGCCACCATTCTCGGCCATACCCTGAGAGGCGCGCCGCCCACGCCGGAGGACAAGACCATCGCCCAACACCTGGCGTACGAAACGGTCCGGCGGGTGGTGGAAGCGCCTGAAACGATCGTGGGCTGCATGGTCGCCTATCGTGATCAGGGAACCATCGCGACCATCCCGCTCCACGCCGTAGCGGCCAAACCTTTCAATTGGGCGCTTTTCGCCCGGATGCACGGAAGCGAAGCGGGAGATTGA
- a CDS encoding ribonuclease domain-containing protein, which produces MMRPFPRGIWSGVIGFALLLSATIATSQPVGPQAEPPGIATPELHGLPNHDGPPPGRTEAASPLRQKTEIPQKAKDLLRTIRERQGMPPPGYAGGRTFHNRERRLPRGLYREYDVNPKIRGRPRDAERIVIEQQTDRAYYTADHYRTFAPFK; this is translated from the coding sequence ATGATGCGTCCATTCCCACGAGGCATCTGGTCTGGGGTGATCGGGTTTGCGCTGCTGCTCAGCGCGACGATCGCGACCAGCCAGCCGGTCGGTCCGCAGGCCGAGCCGCCGGGGATCGCGACTCCAGAGCTTCACGGCCTCCCGAATCATGATGGTCCGCCTCCCGGCAGGACCGAGGCGGCCTCCCCGCTCCGTCAGAAAACCGAGATTCCCCAAAAGGCGAAAGATCTGCTTCGGACGATCCGGGAGCGCCAGGGCATGCCGCCCCCCGGCTACGCGGGCGGACGTACCTTTCACAATCGAGAACGCCGGCTCCCTCGCGGGCTGTACCGGGAGTATGACGTCAATCCGAAGATTCGGGGCCGGCCGCGCGACGCGGAACGGATCGTCATCGAACAACAGACCGATCGGGCCTATTACACGGCCGACCATTATCGAACGTTCGCTCCATTCAAGTGA
- a CDS encoding barstar family protein has protein sequence MPHRTSLASIIQSIKAPWVLLLTLDAGAHIEKVFHVPDGFVLRVVRGAKCRTAAALFQEFARALKLPDYFGHNWDALEECLADLEWLPAKGYVLAVTEAEQVLIKEEDDYSTFLEVLSDAGEAWAAGQAGSGSRPFHVILTVSHQQRAARAHWSIPEVGLDAEVGHRAKVSRKQPPSVK, from the coding sequence ATGCCGCACCGGACGTCCCTCGCTTCCATCATCCAGTCGATCAAGGCACCCTGGGTCCTATTGCTCACGCTCGACGCGGGGGCGCACATCGAGAAGGTCTTCCATGTCCCGGACGGATTCGTCCTGCGCGTGGTTCGCGGAGCCAAGTGCCGCACCGCCGCCGCCTTGTTCCAGGAGTTCGCCCGCGCGCTCAAGTTGCCCGACTATTTCGGGCACAACTGGGATGCCCTCGAAGAATGCCTCGCGGATCTGGAATGGCTACCCGCCAAAGGGTATGTGTTGGCCGTCACGGAAGCGGAACAGGTGCTGATAAAAGAGGAAGACGACTACAGCACGTTTCTCGAAGTGCTGAGCGATGCCGGTGAGGCGTGGGCGGCAGGTCAGGCCGGTTCCGGCTCCAGACCTTTTCATGTCATCCTGACCGTGTCCCACCAGCAGAGGGCCGCACGGGCACATTGGTCGATTCCGGAAGTCGGTTTGGATGCCGAAGTGGGACACCGAGCCAAGGTATCGCGAAAACAGCCTCCATCCGTAAAGTGA
- the hemL gene encoding glutamate-1-semialdehyde 2,1-aminomutase: protein MKTTRSAKLFERGQQLIPGGVNSPVRAFRSVGGQPRFISRAKGSRLYDVDGNTYIDYVLSWGPMILGHAAPSVIAAVRKAAGRGTSFGAPTELEVSLAEMIREAFPSMEKIRLVSSGTEAVMSAIRVARGFTKRDTILKFEGCYHGHSDYLLAKAGSGLATLGIPDSPGVPEDFAKHTLTAPYNDIGAVRRLVDNHRGRLACIILEPIAGNMGVVPPAPDFLSDLRKLTLEHDILLIFDEVITGFRVAYGGAQSLYGVTPDLTVLGKIIGGGLPVGAYGGRREIMDLIAPSGPVYQAGTLSGNPLAVTAGIATLTKLKGRGVYTGLEARAAAFAKGMGAAAKKAGIPLTQTRVGSMLTSFFTASPVRDWTTVKQSDTQRYGRFFHKMLDQGIYLAPSQFEAVFLSTAHSSAEIDKTLRAASAAFKSL from the coding sequence ATGAAGACCACTCGTTCAGCCAAACTTTTCGAACGGGGTCAGCAACTCATTCCGGGCGGCGTCAACAGCCCGGTCCGAGCCTTCCGTTCAGTCGGAGGCCAGCCCCGTTTCATCAGCCGGGCGAAGGGCTCGCGCCTCTACGACGTGGATGGCAACACCTACATCGACTACGTGTTGTCCTGGGGGCCGATGATTCTGGGACACGCAGCTCCGTCCGTGATCGCCGCGGTCCGAAAGGCGGCCGGGCGCGGCACGAGTTTCGGCGCACCGACCGAGCTGGAAGTCTCACTGGCGGAGATGATCCGGGAGGCATTTCCCTCCATGGAGAAGATCCGTCTGGTCAGTTCCGGCACCGAAGCGGTGATGAGCGCGATTCGTGTCGCCCGCGGATTCACCAAGCGCGACACGATTTTGAAATTTGAAGGCTGCTATCACGGCCACAGCGACTATTTGCTCGCCAAGGCCGGGTCCGGTCTCGCCACGTTAGGCATCCCGGATTCGCCCGGCGTCCCGGAAGACTTTGCCAAGCACACCCTCACCGCCCCGTATAATGACATCGGCGCGGTCCGTCGCCTGGTCGACAACCATCGCGGCCGCCTTGCCTGCATCATTCTGGAGCCGATCGCCGGCAACATGGGCGTGGTACCTCCGGCTCCGGATTTCCTGTCCGACTTACGAAAGCTGACCCTCGAACACGATATCCTCCTGATTTTCGACGAGGTGATCACGGGGTTCCGGGTGGCTTACGGCGGCGCTCAGAGTCTGTACGGCGTGACTCCCGATTTGACCGTGTTGGGCAAAATCATCGGCGGGGGCCTGCCGGTCGGGGCCTACGGAGGCAGAAGGGAGATCATGGATCTCATCGCGCCCTCGGGGCCGGTGTATCAGGCGGGAACGCTGTCAGGAAATCCACTGGCGGTCACGGCGGGGATCGCCACGCTCACCAAGCTCAAGGGTCGCGGCGTCTATACGGGGCTCGAAGCGCGGGCGGCGGCCTTTGCCAAAGGGATGGGCGCTGCGGCCAAGAAAGCGGGCATCCCGCTCACGCAGACACGGGTGGGTTCCATGTTGACGTCGTTCTTCACCGCGAGTCCCGTGCGCGATTGGACGACAGTGAAACAATCAGACACGCAGCGCTACGGTCGGTTCTTCCACAAGATGCTCGACCAGGGCATCTACCTCGCGCCGTCACAATTCGAAGCCGTGTTTCTTTCCACCGCCCATTCCTCGGCGGAGATCGACAAGACGCTCCGCGCCGCATCCGCGGCCTTTAAGAGCTTATAG
- a CDS encoding acyl-CoA thioesterase, which translates to MDIRIYYEDTDCGGVVYYANYLKYFERARTAHLEERGCSVKQLMDEGTVFVVVHAELTYRSPARYGDTLTIDTSVTDLSSASLTFSHVVKDKQSGRLVVEGSARLAATDGGGKVRRLDKAIADALRPAEKEKH; encoded by the coding sequence ATGGACATCCGCATTTATTACGAAGACACGGATTGCGGAGGCGTCGTCTATTACGCGAACTATCTCAAGTATTTCGAGCGGGCCAGGACGGCACACCTCGAAGAGCGCGGATGTTCGGTCAAGCAGTTGATGGACGAGGGAACGGTGTTTGTCGTGGTGCACGCAGAGCTGACCTATCGATCTCCGGCCCGTTATGGGGATACACTGACGATTGACACATCGGTGACGGACTTGAGCAGCGCCTCGTTGACGTTCTCGCACGTCGTCAAGGACAAACAGAGCGGACGCCTGGTAGTGGAAGGCTCGGCGCGTCTTGCGGCGACGGACGGCGGGGGGAAGGTGCGGCGCCTCGACAAGGCAATAGCCGATGCACTGCGACCGGCCGAAAAGGAGAAACATTGA
- a CDS encoding four helix bundle protein has product MAKEYATTVYAATAKFPRHEDYGLKSQMNRAANSIGLNIAEGSAQKSNKVFDYHLEIALGSTYEVVAGAFLAKDRVYITEPEHNKICTSIASGLPRVSMHSEILC; this is encoded by the coding sequence ATGGCGAAGGAATACGCGACGACGGTTTATGCCGCGACCGCGAAGTTTCCAAGGCATGAAGATTATGGATTGAAGTCACAAATGAATCGTGCAGCCAATTCAATCGGACTTAACATCGCAGAAGGCTCTGCCCAAAAATCCAATAAGGTATTCGACTATCATTTGGAAATAGCATTAGGCTCGACATACGAGGTTGTGGCGGGGGCATTTCTTGCCAAAGATCGTGTTTACATTACAGAGCCTGAGCACAATAAAATCTGTACGAGTATAGCCAGCGGCTTGCCAAGAGTATCAATGCATTCAGAAATACTCTGTTGA
- a CDS encoding TIGR02710 family CRISPR-associated CARF protein has product MARCYSPRAMAQEQPVQALVVALTEEVAGAVYSLNRLRPDAACFVLPESAKPLVEHDLQPKLSQVPRRWDWIVVPDVESFPSCYVTIARSLPALLETWGIESGSLVLDLSGATAAMAAGLTLAALPHASRVVSIIGAQEGREGETVTLDGMEKQWVQANPWDEAARGMRREGCSLFNRGALAAAAAVFRQIEHRVSGGLKPLYRALADLADGYDLWERLQHRHAWEKLKTSIKALEMATLFGGPAEVKSCLPAIKANSGFLEKLVLDPSEVKESVAVDLLAHAGRRLRVTNDAEGAMRSLLRALEALAQRRLFTAHGIKTWDVRPEQLPQALQENCRVCHLDDIDGKYRLPLQAQFRALAGLGDQLGQSFLREWPTMKPLLDAANRGILGHGFEPVKAERVQQLYDVVVRLAGSNESTLPRFPTLNL; this is encoded by the coding sequence ATGGCCCGATGCTATAGTCCGCGCGCGATGGCACAGGAGCAGCCGGTTCAAGCATTGGTCGTGGCGCTGACGGAGGAGGTCGCGGGCGCGGTCTATTCACTCAACCGTTTGCGACCGGACGCCGCCTGCTTTGTCCTTCCCGAATCTGCGAAGCCGCTGGTCGAACACGATCTGCAGCCAAAATTGTCTCAGGTCCCCCGGCGCTGGGACTGGATCGTCGTACCCGATGTCGAGAGTTTCCCGTCCTGCTACGTGACGATCGCCCGTTCCCTCCCGGCGCTGCTCGAAACCTGGGGAATCGAATCGGGGTCGCTCGTGCTGGACTTGTCGGGCGCCACGGCGGCGATGGCGGCGGGGTTGACGCTGGCGGCTTTGCCTCATGCGTCCCGCGTGGTGTCCATCATCGGCGCGCAAGAGGGGCGGGAGGGAGAGACCGTCACGCTGGATGGGATGGAGAAGCAATGGGTTCAGGCCAATCCTTGGGACGAGGCCGCCAGAGGCATGCGACGGGAAGGCTGCAGCCTGTTCAATCGCGGCGCCTTGGCGGCGGCTGCCGCAGTCTTTCGCCAGATCGAGCATCGCGTGAGCGGAGGACTGAAACCGCTGTATCGCGCGCTCGCCGACTTGGCTGACGGTTACGACCTGTGGGAGCGCCTTCAACATCGTCACGCGTGGGAAAAGTTGAAGACGTCGATCAAGGCGCTGGAGATGGCGACCCTGTTCGGAGGGCCGGCGGAGGTGAAGAGCTGCCTGCCCGCGATCAAAGCCAATTCGGGGTTCCTCGAGAAGCTCGTCCTCGACCCTTCGGAAGTGAAAGAATCCGTGGCCGTCGATTTGCTCGCCCATGCCGGACGCCGCCTGCGCGTGACGAACGATGCGGAGGGAGCCATGCGATCGCTGCTCAGGGCGCTGGAAGCCCTGGCGCAGCGCCGTCTGTTTACGGCGCACGGAATCAAGACTTGGGACGTGCGGCCGGAGCAATTGCCGCAAGCCCTTCAAGAAAACTGTCGTGTGTGCCACCTGGACGACATCGACGGCAAGTACCGGTTGCCGCTGCAGGCACAGTTTCGTGCGCTGGCCGGTCTGGGGGATCAGTTGGGGCAATCCTTTCTGCGGGAGTGGCCGACCATGAAACCTCTGCTCGATGCGGCCAACCGCGGGATCCTGGGACACGGGTTCGAACCGGTGAAGGCTGAGCGGGTGCAGCAGTTGTATGACGTCGTCGTCCGTCTCGCCGGGTCAAACGAGAGTACGTTGCCAAGGTTTCCGACATTGAATCTTTAA
- a CDS encoding NfeD family protein: MVWWYWMVLGLALLGAEMATPGGFYILFFGLAALIVGTLAGTEVVQTDWLQWLLFSVVAVGSLLIFRGPLLAKLSPHGHAQPDIDSIVGETAIPLEPLAAGEIGKAELRGTTWTAKNVGAEPLKKGQRGKVARIEGLTLWITNE, from the coding sequence ATGGTCTGGTGGTATTGGATGGTGTTGGGCTTGGCGCTGCTCGGAGCCGAAATGGCGACGCCGGGCGGGTTTTATATTCTTTTTTTCGGTCTTGCCGCGTTGATCGTCGGTACCCTGGCCGGAACCGAGGTCGTCCAGACCGACTGGCTCCAATGGCTGCTGTTTTCCGTCGTGGCGGTCGGTTCCCTTTTGATCTTCCGGGGTCCGCTCCTGGCGAAATTGAGCCCACACGGGCACGCTCAGCCGGACATCGATTCGATCGTCGGAGAAACCGCCATTCCGCTCGAGCCATTGGCGGCTGGCGAAATCGGAAAGGCGGAACTGCGCGGAACGACGTGGACCGCCAAGAATGTCGGCGCCGAGCCCCTCAAGAAGGGTCAACGGGGCAAGGTGGCCCGTATCGAAGGATTGACGCTCTGGATCACCAACGAATAG
- a CDS encoding SPFH domain-containing protein, giving the protein MASGTLVVLILALLVLYVIAKTAVVVPQQSAYVVERLGKYSATLNAGFHILLPFIDTIRYRHSLKEVAIDIPEQVCITRDNVQVSVDGVLYLKVLNPERASYGISDYHFALSQLAQTTLRSEIGKIELDRTFEERTNINIQVVNELDKASEPWGVKVLRYEIKNITPPKDVLNAMEKQMRAEREKRALILTSEGERDAAINQAEGEKQQVIKASEARKQQQINEAEGAASAILAIAQATAEGLHKVADTIRVPGGQEAVQLRVAEQYIAKFGELAKAGTTLVLPASVSDVGSMIALAMSAVRQTGQTSPSKSS; this is encoded by the coding sequence ATGGCATCGGGAACTCTGGTCGTGCTCATACTGGCGCTGCTCGTCCTCTATGTGATCGCCAAGACGGCGGTGGTCGTGCCCCAACAAAGCGCCTACGTGGTAGAGCGGCTGGGTAAATATTCCGCCACGCTCAACGCCGGATTCCACATCCTGCTCCCGTTCATCGACACCATTCGATACCGGCATTCGCTCAAGGAGGTCGCCATCGACATTCCCGAGCAAGTCTGTATCACCAGGGACAACGTGCAAGTCTCCGTGGACGGCGTGCTCTATCTCAAAGTCTTGAACCCGGAACGGGCGTCCTACGGCATCAGTGATTATCACTTTGCGCTCTCGCAGCTGGCCCAGACGACGCTCCGCAGCGAAATCGGAAAGATCGAGCTCGACCGCACGTTTGAAGAACGGACGAACATCAACATCCAAGTCGTCAACGAACTGGACAAGGCGTCGGAGCCCTGGGGCGTGAAGGTGCTGCGCTACGAGATCAAGAACATCACCCCTCCCAAGGACGTGCTCAACGCGATGGAAAAGCAGATGCGCGCCGAGCGGGAAAAACGCGCGCTCATTCTGACTTCCGAGGGAGAGCGCGACGCCGCCATCAACCAGGCCGAGGGGGAAAAGCAGCAAGTCATCAAGGCTTCGGAAGCCAGAAAGCAGCAGCAGATCAACGAAGCGGAAGGCGCAGCGTCCGCCATTTTGGCCATCGCGCAGGCGACCGCGGAGGGACTGCACAAGGTCGCCGACACCATTCGGGTTCCCGGAGGACAGGAAGCCGTGCAACTGCGGGTGGCCGAACAATACATCGCCAAGTTCGGCGAATTGGCGAAAGCCGGCACGACGCTCGTGCTCCCGGCCAGCGTGTCCGACGTCGGCTCCATGATCGCCCTGGCGATGAGCGCCGTCCGTCAGACAGGCCAGACATCCCCCTCCAAATCAAGCTGA
- a CDS encoding D-sedoheptulose-7-phosphate isomerase, whose translation MKDVVLNAFAESTAVKQQFVREQADRIVRVAELTAAALAKGHKVLLFGNGGSATDAAHIAAEFVGRYRRDRAPLPAIALATDIAAITCIANDYGYDELFARQVRAHGRAGDIAIAISTSGNSPNVLKGAEAAKACGLITVAWTGGSGGKLAGLVEFPFIVPSTVTARIQECHITMGHVICELIEDHLLGKAS comes from the coding sequence ATGAAAGACGTGGTGCTCAACGCGTTCGCGGAAAGCACGGCCGTCAAACAGCAATTCGTACGCGAACAGGCCGACCGGATCGTGCGCGTTGCGGAATTGACGGCGGCGGCCCTCGCGAAGGGCCACAAGGTCCTGCTCTTCGGCAACGGAGGCAGCGCGACCGATGCGGCGCACATCGCGGCCGAATTCGTGGGCCGCTATAGGCGAGACCGTGCACCGCTGCCGGCCATCGCGCTGGCGACCGACATCGCGGCCATTACCTGTATCGCCAACGACTACGGATACGACGAGCTCTTCGCGCGTCAGGTTCGTGCCCACGGCCGAGCGGGCGACATCGCGATCGCCATCAGCACCAGCGGCAATTCTCCCAACGTCCTGAAGGGAGCGGAAGCCGCCAAGGCGTGCGGGCTCATCACCGTCGCCTGGACCGGTGGCAGCGGCGGCAAGCTGGCCGGCCTCGTGGAATTTCCCTTCATCGTTCCGTCGACCGTGACGGCCCGCATCCAGGAATGCCATATCACGATGGGCCATGTGATATGTGAATTGATCGAGGACCATCTCCTTGGCAAAGCCTCCTGA
- a CDS encoding SprT-like domain-containing protein, which translates to MASSPTPPLTTDELTAIWFDLNVRYFDGALPPIDLVWSRRLTSSIGMFVSRGGPRSSWSETASAKPPRREIRLSLPLLTPLLAGSPHGFTELLSTVAHEMIHQWQYDILKRRPSHGPDFLRKMSEVNRDGSLAVSLYHSLQQEVLALARFAWRCRQCGRIYRRQRRTIQPRRHHCGSCRGALQELGAVRRIESPVPRPSPDRAQLSLPF; encoded by the coding sequence ATGGCGTCTTCACCGACACCGCCTCTGACGACGGACGAACTGACCGCGATCTGGTTCGACCTCAACGTACGATATTTCGACGGAGCCCTGCCTCCCATCGACCTGGTCTGGAGCAGGCGGCTCACCTCTTCGATCGGCATGTTCGTCAGTCGAGGGGGCCCCCGATCGTCTTGGAGCGAGACCGCGTCCGCCAAGCCGCCGCGAAGGGAAATCCGGCTGTCCCTGCCGCTCCTGACGCCGCTGCTGGCCGGGTCGCCGCACGGTTTCACTGAATTGCTGAGCACGGTGGCCCATGAAATGATCCATCAGTGGCAATACGACATTCTCAAGCGGCGCCCCAGTCACGGACCGGACTTTCTGCGGAAGATGAGCGAGGTGAACCGCGACGGATCCCTCGCCGTCAGTCTGTACCATTCACTGCAACAGGAGGTCCTCGCTCTGGCGCGCTTCGCGTGGCGGTGCCGTCAATGCGGACGCATCTACCGCCGCCAACGGCGGACGATTCAACCGCGCCGGCATCATTGCGGCAGTTGCCGCGGCGCACTGCAGGAACTGGGCGCCGTGCGCCGCATCGAGTCTCCGGTTCCCCGCCCGTCCCCGGATCGCGCCCAACTCTCCTTGCCCTTCTAG
- the dinB gene encoding DNA polymerase IV produces MGWPRQIFFGDVDAMFASAAIVKAPELAGKPVAVGGQAPRGIIAAASYAARAFGVRSAMPTATAIRLCPELVLLQPDRPLYRQMHERMQGVTARLFPTVEWSSIDEFYVDTTDLHRVYPDPASLGRTIKQAIFDETGLCCTVGASTGKVTAKIAADAAKPDGLLIIPPGSEAAFLADRPLRALPGIGPKTGERLHTIGLRTIADLLDPRWETSLRPLFGQRLHWVRELAQGIDHDPVVPDRESKSMSHETTFERDTGDPASLERVLRGFLTALARELRQESLAAGSVTVKLKDARFAVTTKQRRFSRPLNYDPDMWPTVRMTLQDLMKPGALYRLAGLAVTSLTPAPSGLFDGRRSKAIEAMDAIIARHGSGVMGLGGVSRTDDE; encoded by the coding sequence ATGGGATGGCCGCGTCAGATTTTCTTCGGTGACGTGGATGCCATGTTCGCCTCCGCCGCGATCGTCAAAGCCCCCGAGCTGGCCGGCAAACCCGTGGCCGTCGGCGGACAGGCGCCCCGGGGCATCATCGCCGCCGCGAGTTATGCCGCGCGGGCATTCGGCGTCCGCTCCGCCATGCCGACGGCCACGGCGATCCGCCTCTGTCCCGAGCTCGTGCTACTGCAGCCCGATCGGCCGCTCTACCGCCAGATGCACGAGCGGATGCAAGGCGTGACCGCCCGCCTCTTTCCCACCGTGGAGTGGAGCAGCATCGACGAGTTTTACGTCGACACGACCGACCTTCACCGTGTGTATCCCGACCCCGCGTCATTGGGCCGCACAATCAAGCAGGCCATATTCGACGAAACCGGTCTCTGCTGCACGGTCGGAGCGTCCACGGGCAAGGTGACGGCCAAGATCGCGGCGGACGCGGCCAAGCCCGACGGTCTGCTGATCATCCCCCCGGGATCGGAAGCGGCGTTCCTGGCCGATCGGCCGCTTCGGGCACTGCCGGGCATCGGCCCCAAGACCGGCGAGCGGCTGCACACCATCGGCCTGCGGACGATCGCCGACCTGCTCGATCCGCGCTGGGAGACGTCGCTGCGCCCGCTCTTCGGCCAGCGGCTCCATTGGGTGCGGGAACTCGCGCAAGGCATCGATCACGACCCGGTGGTGCCGGACCGCGAATCCAAAAGCATGAGCCATGAAACCACATTCGAGCGCGACACCGGGGACCCGGCCTCTCTCGAACGGGTGTTGCGGGGTTTCCTGACCGCGCTTGCTCGAGAACTGCGGCAAGAGTCCCTGGCGGCGGGTTCGGTGACCGTCAAGCTCAAGGACGCGCGATTCGCCGTGACGACGAAGCAGCGCCGATTTTCCCGGCCGCTCAATTACGACCCCGACATGTGGCCCACCGTGAGAATGACGCTGCAGGACCTCATGAAGCCCGGAGCCCTGTATCGACTGGCCGGATTGGCCGTGACCTCGCTGACTCCCGCCCCCTCCGGACTCTTCGACGGGCGACGCAGCAAAGCCATTGAGGCGATGGACGCCATTATCGCCCGGCACGGGTCGGGCGTGATGGGACTCGGCGGCGTCTCCCGGACGGACGACGAATAA